The Tachysurus vachellii isolate PV-2020 chromosome 15, HZAU_Pvac_v1, whole genome shotgun sequence nucleotide sequence CCCTAAGGAACTATATGGCAACATGAGACACATAGACTCTAGGGGCTGGACAGTTGTCTCCCCATGTTTGATGACATATCAATATTCATGGTTGTTGACACTCCCTTAAAAACAGCCTTTCTCAAACAAAAAGTGGCATACAAATGTTAATGATTTCATTGTTTTATGTGAACGAATGAACAGGATGGTTTTCACATTTAACAGTCAAAAACAATTATGTACATAATCCAGGGCATAATGTCTTATGTCATATGTCATATGGACCGGTCTCAacatctcaaaaaaaaataaaaaattattactaAACTTAAAAATTACAAACATGCATGTTGCTGAATATAGTGTAATGAGAGTTTTGCCATTAATATGCATTAGgtaactgaaataagaacaATGTTCATCTCAATGGtcttaaaaaaaaggcattagACCTCTAAGGGTTTAAACAGATTGAATCTAACCCAAAAACAAGCTTAAGTAATGTCAACTGAACTTGAATAAAAAAGCTCTATTATGTATAAGGCTAATTAGTGCTATCAtgggacaaaaataaataaaaaaaaaagaacatgaagtAAATATGaagtaaattttaaaataaacgactaaataaaaaaaaattaaaaaatattgagACTGAAAAGTTTAAGAACTCCAAGTTTATACAGCAGAAATGTGCAGTGGAGTCACCGAACCACCAGGGGCCGCTGTTGTTTTTAgacgtgtgggcggagcttcaggTCTCTTTTGGTCTATGCTGCCTTTGTTTGACGGTGCCTCGCTCCCCGTCTCCATGGAGACGAGGGAGCAGAAGGCGGCGACAGATTATGATGCAGACACAGGCGGATACGGCCATTATTGGGAAGCCACCGAGCTACAATGTAATTCAggtgattatttcttttaatgGATGGTTGTTGTATGCATGTGCAGGGTGCTGAAGGTTTTCAGAAAACAGGCATTTTAATTAAccattttaatttgttaaaacagTGTAGAAATTGATTAAAACGGACGAATGAGTAGAAACTAGCTGACATGAGGAATGTATTTTGTTATGTTTACATTGATAATGAATGTAAAGATATTGTAAGACAATGATTCGAATTGTGCTACAAATGGTACAATCTGAGgaataaacacactattatttttatgtaaataggTCCATGTTTGTAATCCAGGGTATTAAAGAAGAatcaagtctaatattaatataataacataaatatataatgatcATGATTGTACTGTTATGTTgtgatgtttataatattatgaTGCACACATTCTTTtctctatataatataatttgtataCTTGGTCTATGGATGGTTAAAAACACAGTGGAACATCTAACTTTTTTTTGGTATGTGAGACTTGCTGCATTCTTGCCATAATAACTTTTGGTCTAAATGCTGAAATCAACCAGATCTTAAGTGTTTCTCAATCCTTGCTGGGCAATGCTACTGTgttcctacacacatacacacatgggaGTGGTCTGAGGTCAGAGAAGGACTTCAAGTATTGATGTGATTATATAAAGCtttgattgtttgtttagaAGTCTCACCAGAGTCTCTCGGTAAGTTTATTTGATATGACATTGCTTCGATTTCGGCACTAAGAAAGCCTAGTGATATTTGTTTGTCAAAATCTCAGCCCACAGCTCAAAGATGTCGCCACTGGTTCTTGGAGTAGGTGTTTGCTTGGCTGGGTGGATTGCTCTCTATGCACTGCTGTGTTACACAAACGGCTCTTGTGGCTATGAATGGAACTGTCGGCTGGTCACACTGTTTCACGGCATCCTTGCAGTGTGTATAACTGCCTATATAGGCTACGTAGATGGACCATGGCCTTTCACCTACCCAGGTAAAAACTCCAATACACTAGAGATTAACCCTACAAGTAACCACAACTGATTATTGGATTGACATTTAATTTGTCTGGTGCTCTTTTATTGTAGAAATATACTGTGtatagaatatatatgtatagatattTAGGATTGTAGAAACGACAGGCTTATACATAGTACATAGTTTTTATAGTACTTTTATTCTTAGTTTCTAACATAAAAAGACAATGGAAAATACTTTCTAATAGGAACTATTATTAAAGTTATCtttacaaaacttttttttgtttgttttttataaatatttttactattttatgtAATTCTAGGCACAAAGAACACCCCTCTCCAAATCACAGCAATGGTGGTCAGTCTTGGCTACTTCATCTTCGACATGGCCTGGTGCGTGTACTTCCAGACTGAGGGTCTGGTAATGCTTGCCCATCACACCATGAGCATCCTGGGTATTCTGCTGACCCTGTGGCTTGGTGAATCAGGCATCGAGTCCTGCGCTGTGATCTTTGGCAGTGAGATCACCAACCCGCTGCTGCAGACCCGGTGGTTCTTGAAGCACTCTGGCCGCTACAACACTTTCCTGGGTGACTTGGTGGACGTACTGTTTGTGCTCTTGTTCGTCATTATGCGAGTATTCGTGGGCGGTGCCATGCTGTACTGCGAGCTGATCTCACCCAGGCCAAAGTTCATTATCAAGTGTGGTGGCGTGGCCATGTACATCTTGTCGTGGGTGTTCGTAGCTGACATTTTCCGTTTTGCATACCGTAAAAGCAGCGTGAAATTCCAGCACTGGAAGAGTCCAGTGCAAGTAAATACCGATGCCAACAGCCACGCAATTAAGAGAGACTAGTAGGGAGGTCTCTTCAACCAGGACATTATTTTGATCAGAATATACACCTCTACAGGTATTAATCAGATATCAACTTTGACTAACTTTGTTAACTATGTTTTTTATGAACATGAATGTAGAGGTATATGACAGAGACGGCTTTTATAattgatttaaactcgaaataGTAGTTTTGCTTAATTGTTTAaggaaataattatttttcgATTTTTTTAACCTCAAATTTTTAACTTTTGTAATAAAACACTAACTTGGCCAAGTCTTTTTTTAGTCAGAATTTCAAAAGCCCTTCAAGCTTGATACTGTAGAAGAGGCTCCTAAATCTCTTGCTCAGAACACTGAAGCAtggagaatgttttttttttaaatggtta carries:
- the tlcd5a gene encoding TLC domain-containing protein 5a isoform X1; the encoded protein is MLPLFDGASLPVSMETREQKAATDYDADTGGYGHYWEATELQCNSAHSSKMSPLVLGVGVCLAGWIALYALLCYTNGSCGYEWNCRLVTLFHGILAVCITAYIGYVDGPWPFTYPGTKNTPLQITAMVVSLGYFIFDMAWCVYFQTEGLVMLAHHTMSILGILLTLWLGESGIESCAVIFGSEITNPLLQTRWFLKHSGRYNTFLGDLVDVLFVLLFVIMRVFVGGAMLYCELISPRPKFIIKCGGVAMYILSWVFVADIFRFAYRKSSVKFQHWKSPVQVNTDANSHAIKRD
- the tlcd5a gene encoding TLC domain-containing protein 5a isoform X2 — protein: MSPLVLGVGVCLAGWIALYALLCYTNGSCGYEWNCRLVTLFHGILAVCITAYIGYVDGPWPFTYPGTKNTPLQITAMVVSLGYFIFDMAWCVYFQTEGLVMLAHHTMSILGILLTLWLGESGIESCAVIFGSEITNPLLQTRWFLKHSGRYNTFLGDLVDVLFVLLFVIMRVFVGGAMLYCELISPRPKFIIKCGGVAMYILSWVFVADIFRFAYRKSSVKFQHWKSPVQVNTDANSHAIKRD